The sequence below is a genomic window from Rhinopithecus roxellana isolate Shanxi Qingling chromosome 7, ASM756505v1, whole genome shotgun sequence.
gaaaCTTACAATTcggtaaattatatttttttaaaaggtacacGGGGCGTTgtggtgtacacctataatcccagctactcgggaggacgAGGcaagatgattgcttgagcccagtgagagtccagcctgggcaacatagcgagactctgtctctaaataaataaataaataaacaaacaaataaataaataaatagtgttgtaaaaaagaacaaaggtaatATAGTAAGTCTTCAAAACTTATCACTTCCTAATTCTTGTACTACCTTTTACTCTTTTCAGTGCTGCTGAGGTTACTTGCATCCATAGCATCTTCATGGTGGAAATAGCCTCGCCCTCATTTCAGACAACACATCCAGTGATGTCAAAATGGTAGCTTGACATTGGCCATGGCAGGGAGTGTTTACAACACAGGAATTGGAAACTCATCGGGGCCAGCTGTTAAACAGTTATCACCTCACTAAGGTGTGGTGAGGTGGGGGGAGCTCTGGAGTTTGGCCGACTTAGTTGTGGGTTCCCTTGGGACTTGAACCTGAATTCCCTTGGCCTGAGTTTACAAATGAGGAGTAAGTAACCCTTGGGCCTTACTCCTCATTTGCAAACTCAGACCAACAATACCACTTACCTTCAAGTGTCACTGTAAGGATTCAATGAAATGGCAAGCAGGCCTGGTACACAGAAGCACAGGCAAAAGTAGTTTCCTCTCCAGCGCCATTGTCTGCCCAGTTGTGTGGTAGCAATGGCTGAGTCCAGGTTGTGCCACTGTGGTCTTTTCTGTACGTACATCGCCACTTGAGGCTGACAAAAGCACATCCACATGGTGCCCTGGTCGAACCTGTTTCTGCGAGGTAGCCAGGGTAAGGGCTGTCACTCTCATTTTTACAAAAGGGGAGACTAGGACTCAGAGAGTGCCATTCAGtctgtaagtggcagagctggggtttgagCCAACCCCCAGCTCTTCACCAAGCCCAGCcccatttcctcatcttcatgcGCACCCCAGCAAGGCTCCTTAAAGCTTCCCGCCTACCCTCCCTGCAGGGAGACACTCTGGAGGAGGGCTCTGCCTCCCCGACATCTCCAGACTACAGCCTGGACAGCCCAGGCCCTGAGAAGATGGCGCTGGCCTTTTCTGAGCAAGAGGAGCGTGAACTTCCGGTGCTCAGCCGCCAGGCATCAACAGGTGAGTAGGGGATGCGGGGGACACCTGCCGAATCTGGAGGAAAGGACTGGGTAACAGCCGTGCTGGTGGCACTCTGTCTGGGAAGGGGGTAAGAGAAATGAATGCTTACTCTTTGCCTGCTGGGAACATTCTCAGCCCTCTTCACATTAAATCTTCTCAACAACCTCATGGGGCCAGTACTGTTATCCTTGCTTTACTGATGTGGAAACGGAGTCTTagggaggttaagtgacttgcccaaggtgacCCAGTCTTGAACTCAGATGTACCGTAGAGGAACTTCCACTTGCTATCCCCAGGCCCTGAAGAGGCCCACGGGCAGAGGAAGACTCTCAGTCACCCTCTTGGACCAGCCTGTCCCCACCCTTCCAAGGGGAGCTAGAGGCTAcagctctctgggcctctgaTGCCCCAGGCCGGGGTGGGCGTATGAGGTCTCCAGCTGTGAAGAGTCAGCCTCTTGACCCTAGACCATAGTTGCTGGGCTCAGGGCATCACTTGGCATCTTCTAGAAGTCCATGGGGCAGGACAAGAGGTGCCAGCAGGGAACTCCTCCAGGCAGGGGCTTTGGGTTCTGTAGCCCCATTCAGCACTGCCTTTCTTGCCCCTCAGGTCCACTCCAAGTTTCCTGCTTTTTCTGGCTCCACAGACACTTCCCTGCCCCCCACTGAAAATCATTCAAAATGCCCACTATTCTGTCCTTCCCAGGGAGAAGGAGCCCAACTGAGTTTCTATGTGACATTGTAACTAAACATTGAGTTATTAAGCAAAGAAAGTCAAATATGAATGCAGGGGGTAGCTTCCTAGGTGCAGGGAGCATTGGAGTGGGAGGCAGGGAACATGGAGTCTAATGGACTCAGTGCTGCCAATTATAAAATGAGAAGCCTTGAGCAGTTCACTTGGTCTGTGTGACCTCAGATTTCCTCGTCTGTTCATTGGGGTGTTGGCCCAGTTGGTCTCTAGAGGCTCTCCTAATTTGCCCATTCTATGGTCAGTGAGCCATTTCTCCTCCTGTTGCCAATTCTTTTCATGCCCAAGGGCCCAGAGGTGAAGCCATGCTCCTGGTGGGTAGCCAAGGGGGTGGCTCAGAATCCCTTCTGCAGTATAAAGCTTGCCAGAGCCCAGCTGCCTTCCCAGTGTATACCTTTGGGATTTCTAGGCAGACCCCCTGGAAGGCACCTGCTAGGCACTGTCTCAGCTGTCCTAGGACAAAGGTgagcctcctccctgccccatctCCTGCAGGCAGTGAGCTCTGCAGCCCCAGCCCAGGTTCTGGCAGCTTCGGGGAGGAACCACCTGCCCCCCAGTACACAGGGCCCTTCTGTGGCCGAGCACGAGTCCACACCGACTTCACTCCCAGCCCCTATGACCACGACTCGCTGAAACTGCAGGTAAGGTCAGCATCCGGGCTTCTCTGGAGCCTGGCAGGCTGCGCCCAAAAAGGAAGCTGGACTGAACCAGGCTATGAGAGTGTCAGTGGAGGCCAAGGCCCCCCAtctcctctctcccttgctcccttctcctctcctctcccccaacAGAAAGGAGATGTGATCCAGATCATTGAAAAGCCACCTGTGGGCACGTGGCTGGGCCTACTCAATGGCAAGGTGGGCTCTTTCAAATTCATCTATGTGGATGTGCTGCCCGAGGAGGCTGTGGGGCATGCCCGACCCAGCCGCCGACAGAGCAAGGGCAAGAGGCCCAAGCCTAAGACCCTACATGAGCTGCTGGAGCGCATCGGCCTGGAGGTTTGAGCTTGGACCTCACTAGTATCTAGTATCAGGGAGACACAATTGGCCCAGGGATGGGGACCCGAAATGACAGTTATGCGTAGTTGGGGAGGATCTAGGCAGGGGTGGCTGGTAAGCAGCTGTGCCAGTGGCCTGCCTCTGCCCACAGGAGCACACGTCCACCCTCCTGCTCAATGGCTACCAGACACTAGAGGACTTCAAAGAGCTGCGAGAAACACACCTCAATGAGCTGAACATCATGGACCCGCAGCACCGGGCCAAGCTGCTCACAGCCGCCGAGCTGCTGCTGGACTATGACAGTGAGTGGCTTTAGGAGCGGCCTGGCGAGGGTGTGTGCCCACCGGCATTCCAGGGAGGGGAGGcttgccctggccctgccctctgTCCACGCTCTGCCCTCGGACCGCTCTGCAGTGGAAAGGTACTTTCCACTTGAATTAGGATTTCAGGGAAAGCGTACGGGACAAAGGAGTTGTAGGGATGATTGGGCCCAACCCACTTTGGATCAAAGGGGACCCTTAAGGCCAAAGAAGGCAAAGCCTTACTTGAGGCCTCAAAGCTGAGTAAtaacagagccaggattcaagccCACCGCCTGGCTCCAGCTTAGTGCTAAAGAAGTGTGAGCTCCTGGACTGCGAAGCTGGCCTGGAAACAACTCCTACCGACTTCTAAGCTGGAAGCAGTGAGGAGATAGgcagggtggtggcaggtgcccagaGGGAGAGACCGCCTATGGTGCATTTCCCAAGGTCCCTCCCCC
It includes:
- the SASH3 gene encoding SAM and SH3 domain-containing protein 3 isoform X2 yields the protein MLRRKPSNASEKEPTQKKKLSLQRSSSFKDFAKSKPSSPVVSEKEFNLDDNIPEDDSGVPTPEDAGKSGKKLGKKWRAVISRTMNRKMGKMMVKALSEEMGDTLEEGSASPTSPDYSLDSPGPEKMALAFSEQEERELPVLSRQASTGSELCSPSPGSGSFGEEPPAPQYTGPFCGRARVHTDFTPSPYDHDSLKLQKGDVIQIIEKPPVGTWLGLLNGKVGSFKFIYVDVLPEEAVGHARPSRRQSKGKRPKPKTLHELLERIGLEEHTSTLLLNGYQTLEDFKELRETHLNELNIMDPQHRAKLLTAAELLLDYDTGSEEAEEGAESSQEPVAHTVSEPKVDIPRDSGCFEGSESGRDEAELAGTEEQLQGLSLAGAP
- the SASH3 gene encoding SAM and SH3 domain-containing protein 3 isoform X1; its protein translation is MLRRKPSNASEKEPTQKKKLSLQRSSSFKDFAKSKPSSPVVSEKEFNLDDNIPEDDSGVPTPEDAGKSGKKLGKKWRAVISRTMNRKMGKMMVKALSEEMGDTLEEGSASPTSPDYSLDSPGPEKMALAFSEQEERELPVLSRQASTGSELCSPSPGSGSFGEEPPAPQYTGPFCGRARVHTDFTPSPYDHDSLKLQVRSASGLLWSLAGCAQKGSWTEPGYESVSGGQGPPSPLSLAPFSSPLPQQKGDVIQIIEKPPVGTWLGLLNGKVGSFKFIYVDVLPEEAVGHARPSRRQSKGKRPKPKTLHELLERIGLEEHTSTLLLNGYQTLEDFKELRETHLNELNIMDPQHRAKLLTAAELLLDYDTGSEEAEEGAESSQEPVAHTVSEPKVDIPRDSGCFEGSESGRDEAELAGTEEQLQGLSLAGAP